The proteins below are encoded in one region of Balaenoptera ricei isolate mBalRic1 chromosome 6, mBalRic1.hap2, whole genome shotgun sequence:
- the LOC132368057 gene encoding cyclin-dependent kinase inhibitor 2A-like — protein sequence METSADWLATAAARGRADEVRALLEAGAPAHAPNRYGRSPIQVMMMGSARVAELLLLHGADPNCADPATLTRPVHDAAREGFLDTLAALHRAGARLDVRDAWGRLPVDLAEERGHRDVARYLRAAAGATEGGSHARADSAEGPADSPALKNH from the exons ATGGAGACCTCGGCTGACTGGCTGGCCACCGCCGCCGCCCGGGGCCGGGCTGACGAGGTGCGGGCGCTGCTCGAGGCGGGGGCGCCGGCCCACGCGCCGAACCGTTACGGTCGGAGCCCGATTCAG GTCATGATGATGGGCAGCGCCCGCGTGGCCGAGCTGCTGCTGCTCCACGGTGCGGACCCCAACTGCGCGGACCCCGCCACCCTCACCCGACCCGTGCACGACGCGGCCCGGGAGGGCTTCCTGGACACGCTGGCGGCGCTGCACCGAGCCGGGGCGCGGCTGGACGTGCGCGACGCCTGGGGCCGCCTGCCCGTGGACCTGGCTGAGGAGCGGGGCCACCGCGACGTCGCCCGCTACCTGCGCGCGGCTGCAGGGGCCACCGAAGGCGGGAGCCACGCCCGCGCAGACTCCGCGGAAGGTCCCGCAG ACAGTCCCGCCCTAAAGAATCATTGA